A portion of the Micromonospora vinacea genome contains these proteins:
- a CDS encoding glycoside hydrolase family 95 protein: MSDLTRRQALKIGAAGAGGALLPVPWTAVARADSVAPPQVLAAGDMALWYDEGAGTDWLRALPIGNGRLGAMVFGNVDTERLQLNEDTVWAGGPHDPSNPRGAGALAEIRRLVNANQWTQAQDLVNQTMMGNPGGQLAYQTVGNLRLAFGSASGASQHNRTLDLTTATATTTYVLNGVRHQREVFASAPDQVIAIRLTADRTGSISFTATFDSPQRTTVSSPDGTTIGLDGVSGNMEGVTGAVRFLALANATVSGGSVSSSGGTLRVTNANSVILLVSIGSSYVNYRNVGGDYQGIARQRLTAARASSYDQLRSRHVADYQALFGRVTLDLGRTSAADQTTDVRIAQHNSVNDPQFSALLFQFGRYLLISSSRPGTQPANLQGIWNDSLAPSWDSKYTINANLPMNYWPANTTNLAECHNPVFDMVRDLAVTGARTAQVQYGAASGWVTHHNTDAWRATAVVDGAFWGMWQTGGAWLSTLIWDHYLFNGDIEFLRTNYPAMKGAAQFFLNTLVTEPTLGYLVTNPSNSPELSHHSNASICAGPTMDNQILRDLFDACARASEILDVDSTFRAQVRATRDRLPPMKVGSRGNIMEWLYDWVETEPNHRHISHLYGLAPSNQITKRGTPQLFEAARRTLALRGDDGTGWSLAWKINFWARMEEGKRAHDLIRYLATTARLAPNMFDLHPPFQIDGNFGATAGIAEMLLQSHTGELHVLPALPPAWPSGRVTGLRGRGGHTVGVTWASGVATEILIRPDRSGTVRLRSRILTGTVTVVDTADGTAARTTRIESDLIDVTVSGGRTYRVTSSGVATPTLEQSFSNVGITSDSNTNVGNFDGGGASLSAQALAQAGASPGGTISRNGVNFRWPNVSSGAADNAIASGQTIGVTGTGSTLGFLLTGTYGAVSGTGTVVYADGTRQTFTLSTPDWYGGPHSGGTAAIVSAYQNRPNNTRQATAACIYYVGVALQSKAVASVVLPNISARPATNVPTMHVFAIAIGG, encoded by the coding sequence ATGTCAGACCTGACCCGACGGCAAGCCCTCAAGATCGGCGCGGCCGGCGCGGGCGGCGCTCTCCTGCCGGTGCCGTGGACCGCCGTGGCACGAGCTGACTCGGTGGCGCCGCCGCAGGTGTTGGCCGCCGGGGACATGGCCCTGTGGTACGACGAAGGGGCCGGCACCGACTGGCTGCGGGCGCTGCCCATTGGCAACGGCCGGCTCGGCGCCATGGTCTTCGGCAACGTCGACACCGAGCGACTTCAGCTCAACGAGGACACCGTCTGGGCCGGCGGTCCGCACGACCCCAGCAACCCCAGGGGCGCGGGAGCCCTCGCGGAGATTCGCCGGCTGGTCAACGCGAACCAGTGGACCCAGGCCCAGGATCTGGTCAACCAGACCATGATGGGTAACCCCGGCGGCCAGTTGGCCTACCAGACGGTCGGCAACCTCCGCCTCGCCTTCGGATCCGCCAGCGGAGCCTCGCAGCACAACCGGACGCTCGACCTCACCACCGCCACCGCCACGACGACGTACGTGCTGAACGGCGTCCGTCACCAGCGGGAGGTGTTCGCCAGCGCGCCGGACCAGGTCATCGCGATCCGCTTGACCGCCGACCGGACCGGCTCGATCAGTTTCACCGCCACCTTCGACAGCCCGCAGCGCACCACGGTGTCCAGCCCGGACGGCACCACGATCGGTCTCGACGGTGTCTCCGGAAACATGGAGGGCGTCACCGGCGCGGTCCGCTTCCTCGCCCTGGCCAACGCGACAGTCAGCGGCGGCAGCGTGTCCAGCTCCGGCGGCACCCTGCGGGTGACAAACGCCAACAGCGTGATCCTGCTGGTCTCCATCGGCTCCAGTTACGTCAACTACCGCAACGTCGGCGGCGACTACCAGGGCATCGCCCGGCAGCGCCTCACCGCCGCGCGGGCCAGCAGCTACGACCAGCTGCGCAGCCGGCACGTGGCCGACTACCAGGCGTTGTTCGGGCGGGTCACTCTCGATCTGGGCCGCACGTCCGCGGCCGACCAGACGACGGATGTCCGGATCGCCCAGCACAACAGCGTCAACGACCCGCAGTTCTCGGCGCTGCTGTTCCAGTTCGGGCGGTACCTGCTGATCTCGTCCTCGCGGCCCGGCACCCAGCCGGCCAACCTCCAGGGCATCTGGAACGACTCGCTGGCCCCCTCCTGGGACTCGAAGTACACGATCAACGCCAACCTGCCGATGAACTACTGGCCGGCCAACACCACCAACCTGGCCGAGTGTCACAACCCGGTCTTCGACATGGTCAGAGACCTCGCCGTCACCGGAGCGCGGACCGCCCAGGTGCAGTACGGCGCCGCCAGTGGCTGGGTCACCCACCACAACACCGACGCGTGGCGGGCGACCGCGGTGGTGGACGGCGCGTTCTGGGGCATGTGGCAGACCGGTGGCGCCTGGCTGTCCACGTTGATCTGGGACCACTACCTGTTCAACGGCGACATCGAGTTCCTGCGGACGAACTACCCGGCCATGAAGGGCGCGGCGCAGTTCTTCCTCAACACCCTGGTGACCGAGCCGACCCTCGGCTACCTGGTGACCAACCCGTCGAACTCGCCGGAGCTGAGCCACCATTCGAACGCCAGCATCTGCGCCGGCCCCACCATGGACAACCAGATCCTGCGGGACCTGTTCGACGCATGCGCCAGGGCGAGCGAGATCCTCGACGTGGACAGCACCTTCCGGGCGCAGGTCCGCGCCACCCGGGACCGGCTCCCACCCATGAAGGTCGGCTCGCGCGGCAACATCATGGAGTGGCTCTACGACTGGGTGGAGACCGAGCCCAACCACCGGCACATCTCGCACCTGTACGGGCTGGCCCCCAGCAACCAGATCACCAAGCGCGGCACACCGCAGCTGTTCGAGGCGGCCAGGCGGACCCTGGCGCTGCGCGGCGACGACGGAACCGGCTGGTCGCTGGCCTGGAAAATCAACTTCTGGGCTCGGATGGAAGAGGGCAAGCGGGCGCACGACCTGATCCGCTACCTCGCCACCACCGCGCGACTCGCGCCCAACATGTTCGACCTGCACCCACCGTTCCAGATCGACGGCAACTTCGGCGCCACCGCCGGCATCGCCGAGATGCTGTTGCAGAGTCACACCGGCGAGCTGCACGTCCTGCCCGCGCTGCCGCCCGCCTGGCCGAGCGGGCGGGTGACCGGCCTGCGCGGTCGGGGTGGGCACACGGTCGGCGTCACCTGGGCGAGCGGTGTGGCCACCGAGATCCTCATCCGACCGGACCGGTCCGGCACTGTCCGCCTGCGCTCCCGGATCCTGACCGGCACCGTGACTGTGGTCGACACCGCCGACGGTACGGCGGCCCGGACCACCCGGATCGAGTCCGACCTGATCGACGTCACAGTGTCGGGCGGACGCACCTACCGGGTCACCAGTTCCGGGGTCGCCACACCGACGCTGGAGCAGAGCTTCAGCAACGTCGGCATCACCAGCGACAGCAACACCAACGTCGGCAACTTCGACGGCGGCGGGGCGTCGCTCTCCGCGCAGGCCCTGGCGCAGGCCGGCGCCAGCCCGGGCGGCACGATCAGCCGCAACGGGGTCAACTTCCGCTGGCCCAACGTCAGCTCCGGGGCCGCCGACAACGCCATCGCCTCGGGCCAGACCATCGGCGTGACCGGCACTGGCAGCACGCTCGGTTTCCTGCTGACCGGCACCTACGGCGCGGTGTCCGGGACCGGCACGGTCGTCTACGCCGACGGCACCCGCCAGACGTTCACGCTGAGCACGCCCGACTGGTACGGCGGGCCGCACTCCGGCGGGACCGCGGCCATCGTGTCCGCCTACCAGAACCGGCCCAACAACACCCGCCAGGCCACCGCGGCCTGCATCTACTACGTGGGTGTCGCGTTGCAGAGCAAGGCGGTGGCCTCGGTGGTGTTGCCGAACATCAGCGCCCGACCCGCGACGAACGTGCCGACCATGCACGTCTTCGCCATCGCGATCGGGGGCTGA
- a CDS encoding alpha/beta fold hydrolase yields MQDIQTHTLVIPGVDLVYDVRGPLPPTGAHRALLMIGQPMTAEGFTALAPHFTDRTVLTYDPRGLGRSVRKDGRSDHTPQQQAADLHALVEALDVGPVDLFASSGGAVTALELVATHPGDVATLVAHEPPINAVLPDATAAERARAGFYEAYQAKGSGAGMAAFIAMTSWQGEFTDAYFAQPTPDPAMFGMTADDDGSRDDPLLSQNSWAITDYRPDAGLLTAAPTRIVVAVGEESAGTYTARTALGLAALLGQEAVVFPSHHGGFLGGEFGYAGKPEEFAARLREVLDAG; encoded by the coding sequence ATGCAGGACATCCAGACGCACACCCTGGTCATTCCCGGCGTCGACCTGGTCTACGACGTCCGCGGCCCGCTCCCTCCCACTGGCGCCCATCGTGCGCTGCTCATGATCGGCCAGCCGATGACGGCGGAGGGCTTCACCGCCCTCGCCCCGCACTTCACGGACCGCACGGTCCTCACCTACGACCCGCGTGGCCTGGGCCGCAGCGTCCGCAAGGACGGTCGGTCCGACCACACGCCGCAGCAGCAGGCGGCCGACCTGCACGCGCTCGTCGAGGCGCTCGACGTCGGGCCGGTCGACCTGTTCGCCAGCAGCGGCGGCGCGGTGACCGCACTCGAACTGGTCGCCACCCACCCCGGTGACGTCGCCACCCTGGTGGCGCACGAACCGCCGATCAACGCAGTGCTCCCCGACGCCACGGCCGCCGAGCGCGCCCGAGCCGGCTTCTACGAGGCGTACCAGGCGAAGGGCTCGGGCGCGGGAATGGCCGCGTTCATCGCGATGACCTCCTGGCAGGGCGAGTTCACCGATGCCTACTTCGCCCAGCCCACCCCCGACCCGGCGATGTTCGGCATGACCGCCGACGACGACGGCAGCCGCGACGACCCGCTGCTGTCGCAGAACTCGTGGGCGATCACCGACTACCGCCCCGACGCGGGGCTGCTCACCGCCGCTCCCACCCGGATCGTGGTAGCTGTCGGCGAGGAGTCGGCCGGCACGTACACCGCCCGCACCGCCCTGGGCCTCGCGGCGCTGCTCGGCCAGGAGGCCGTGGTGTTCCCAAGCCACCACGGCGGGTTCCTCGGCGGCGAGTTCGGCTACGCGGGCAAGCCCGAGGAGTTCGCCGCGCGGCTGCGGGAGGTGCTGGACGCGGGCTGA
- a CDS encoding aminoglycoside phosphotransferase family protein, which translates to MPASTHLPSLSPDVPMHDGQLTVSLNAVRELVDAQFPEWRSLPIRCVASQGTVNAIFRIGERFTARFPLQPHEVDAAQVWLEREAEAARELMGRTRFPTPEPVAIGDPGAGYPLPWSVQTWVPGVIATDEDPGDLVAFAHDLADFVTGVRAIDTRGRTFTGQGRGGELPAHDGWMETCFGRSEALLDVPLLRRIWKVMRELPRGEAPDRMNHGDLIPGNVLVSGGRLAGVLDVGGLGPADPALDLVSAWHLLEREPRRAFRQQLGCDDLEWERGKAWAFQQAMGVVWYYHQTNAAMSRMGRRTLARIIADSTSA; encoded by the coding sequence GTGCCAGCCTCTACCCACCTCCCATCCCTTTCGCCGGATGTGCCGATGCACGATGGCCAGCTCACAGTCTCACTCAACGCGGTGCGTGAGCTGGTGGACGCGCAGTTCCCCGAGTGGCGAAGCCTGCCTATCCGGTGCGTCGCTTCGCAGGGAACGGTCAATGCCATCTTCCGTATCGGGGAACGGTTCACGGCCCGGTTTCCCCTTCAGCCTCATGAGGTCGACGCGGCGCAGGTCTGGCTGGAACGCGAGGCGGAAGCGGCCCGAGAACTGATGGGTCGTACGCGATTTCCCACCCCCGAGCCGGTCGCCATCGGTGACCCCGGCGCCGGCTACCCGCTTCCGTGGTCGGTACAGACCTGGGTACCCGGTGTCATAGCCACCGACGAGGACCCAGGCGACTTGGTCGCGTTCGCGCACGATCTGGCCGATTTCGTCACTGGTGTGCGAGCCATCGACACACGGGGACGCACGTTCACAGGGCAGGGTCGCGGTGGCGAGCTACCAGCGCACGACGGGTGGATGGAAACCTGCTTCGGGCGCAGCGAGGCACTGCTGGACGTCCCGCTGCTCCGCCGGATCTGGAAGGTCATGAGGGAACTGCCGCGGGGCGAGGCCCCGGACAGGATGAACCATGGTGATCTCATTCCGGGCAACGTCCTCGTCTCCGGTGGGCGGCTGGCCGGGGTTCTCGACGTGGGCGGACTGGGGCCTGCCGACCCTGCCCTCGATCTCGTCAGCGCCTGGCACCTGCTGGAACGCGAGCCACGTCGGGCATTTCGGCAGCAACTCGGCTGCGACGATCTCGAATGGGAGCGCGGCAAAGCGTGGGCCTTCCAGCAGGCAATGGGGGTGGTTTGGTACTACCACCAGACCAACGCCGCCATGAGTCGGATGGGCCGACGCACACTCGCGCGCATCATTGCCGATTCAACATCAGCCTGA
- a CDS encoding DUF1330 domain-containing protein, with translation MTAYALAHLRKAPIHDEVLTYLERIDATLAPFAGRFLVHGGAVDVLEGDWPGDVIVIEFPDLNQARSWYRSSAYQEIKPLRTRHLTGDVILVDGVESGHDSSQMAATIRRATGR, from the coding sequence ATGACCGCGTACGCGCTCGCGCACCTCCGCAAGGCACCCATCCACGACGAGGTGCTGACGTACCTGGAGCGAATCGACGCCACCCTCGCACCCTTCGCTGGCCGGTTCCTCGTCCACGGCGGTGCCGTCGACGTGCTGGAGGGCGACTGGCCCGGCGACGTGATCGTCATCGAGTTTCCGGACCTGAACCAGGCCCGCTCCTGGTACCGGTCCAGCGCCTATCAGGAGATCAAGCCCTTGCGGACGAGGCACCTCACCGGCGACGTGATCCTCGTTGACGGGGTCGAGTCCGGCCACGACTCGTCGCAGATGGCCGCGACCATCCGCCGCGCCACCGGTCGGTAG
- a CDS encoding ArsR/SmtB family transcription factor, whose translation MISIMLGVEDLADTRFAISPLHEAVLSLRVLRDPGLYALHLPWRRSVLGRLDAPGADLLMSLVGPDRCVPDFLTPRPATFAATFEDELAAVRRTPPDVVRRDLLALYLRGGLPAVVQGITANEDEPVLALRDAICDRLHRYWQTAIKPTWPQMRLVLEADTTYRARQLAVGGARLLFADMHPNLRWQDGVLHIDKMIGRHHVAAAGRGLLLVPSIFSHRPAPPVSPDEPPMLAYPCRGVATLWAPTPTADATAVTSLLGAPRARLLRLLAEPLPTVEMARRLTVTPSAVSQHLQVLHATGLITRARDGRHVLYRRSPLGDQVVGQSAEQ comes from the coding sequence ATGATCAGCATCATGCTCGGCGTCGAAGACCTTGCGGACACCCGCTTCGCGATCTCGCCGCTCCACGAGGCCGTGCTCAGCCTGCGAGTGTTACGCGACCCTGGCCTGTACGCGCTGCACCTGCCCTGGCGCAGGTCGGTTCTCGGCAGACTCGACGCGCCCGGCGCCGACCTGTTGATGTCACTGGTCGGGCCAGACCGCTGCGTTCCGGACTTCCTCACGCCCCGACCGGCGACCTTCGCCGCGACCTTCGAGGACGAACTGGCCGCCGTACGCCGAACACCTCCGGACGTCGTACGCCGCGACCTGCTGGCCCTGTACCTGCGTGGCGGGCTACCGGCAGTCGTTCAGGGAATCACCGCGAACGAGGATGAGCCGGTGCTCGCACTCCGCGACGCCATCTGTGACCGCCTGCACCGCTATTGGCAAACAGCGATCAAGCCGACTTGGCCGCAGATGCGACTCGTCCTGGAGGCGGACACGACCTACCGCGCCCGACAACTGGCCGTAGGAGGCGCACGCCTGCTCTTCGCCGATATGCACCCGAATCTGCGCTGGCAGGACGGCGTCCTGCACATCGACAAGATGATCGGCAGGCATCACGTCGCGGCAGCCGGCCGAGGACTGCTGCTGGTGCCATCCATCTTCTCCCACAGGCCCGCCCCGCCAGTCAGCCCGGACGAGCCGCCAATGCTGGCGTACCCCTGCCGTGGAGTAGCAACGCTCTGGGCGCCGACACCGACCGCCGACGCGACCGCCGTCACGTCGCTCCTCGGCGCGCCCAGAGCGCGACTGCTCCGCCTCCTTGCCGAACCGCTACCGACAGTGGAAATGGCCCGCCGGCTCACAGTCACACCCAGCGCCGTGTCACAACACCTACAGGTCCTCCACGCGACAGGCCTGATCACTCGCGCCCGCGATGGACGGCACGTGCTGTACCGGCGCAGCCCTCTTGGCGACCAGGTGGTCGGCCAGTCGGCGGAGCAGTGA
- a CDS encoding SigE family RNA polymerase sigma factor → MVDAEGEFVEYVSARLPSLHRTAFLMCGDAHLADDVVQQTITALYVNWRRVSRADNVDAYVHRMLVHKLVDEKRLSWAKVRLLGSMPEPERSPVTPQDDLAERDSLLAALARLPRGQRTVLVLRFLCDLSLTDTAAAMGCSEGNVKSQTARALAAVRQVLDVTEMSVRSPR, encoded by the coding sequence ATGGTGGATGCCGAGGGTGAGTTCGTGGAGTACGTCTCCGCGCGACTGCCGAGCCTGCATCGGACCGCGTTCCTGATGTGCGGCGACGCCCATCTGGCCGACGACGTGGTGCAGCAGACGATTACCGCGCTCTACGTTAACTGGCGCCGGGTCAGCCGGGCCGACAACGTCGACGCGTACGTCCATCGGATGCTGGTGCACAAGCTCGTCGACGAGAAGCGGTTGAGCTGGGCGAAGGTCCGGCTGCTGGGGTCGATGCCGGAGCCGGAGCGCTCGCCGGTGACGCCACAGGACGACCTGGCCGAGCGGGACAGCCTGCTCGCCGCGCTCGCTCGACTCCCGCGCGGGCAGCGCACCGTGCTGGTCCTGCGGTTCCTGTGCGACCTGTCGTTGACCGACACGGCCGCCGCGATGGGCTGCTCCGAGGGCAACGTGAAGTCGCAGACGGCTCGGGCGCTGGCGGCCGTCCGCCAGGTGCTCGACGTCACCGAGATGTCAGTGAGGAGTCCGAGATGA
- a CDS encoding SDR family NAD(P)-dependent oxidoreductase yields the protein MTDQAIRRTAIVTGAARGIGAGVARRLARDGLAVAVVDLVEDDCAGTVTAITLDGGTAAAFAADVNDESAVTATVARIAAELGSPTVLINNAGIGGPNAGVEETSTQQWDAVTGVSLRGAFFLTRAVTPYMVAANWGRIVNMSSISALGDSGRVDYAAAKAGLIGFTKSLALRLGQHGVTANAIGPGFVVSDMTRVGAQRRGRSFEEHQRIVAQTIPVRRVGQPEDIAHTASYLVSPEAGFVSGQVIYVAGGPVD from the coding sequence ATGACAGACCAGGCCATTCGGCGCACGGCGATTGTCACGGGTGCGGCACGCGGCATCGGTGCCGGGGTGGCCAGGCGTTTGGCGCGCGATGGCCTCGCGGTCGCCGTGGTCGACCTGGTCGAGGACGACTGCGCCGGCACCGTGACCGCCATCACCCTCGACGGCGGAACAGCGGCGGCGTTCGCCGCCGACGTCAACGACGAGTCGGCCGTGACTGCCACTGTCGCTCGGATCGCCGCCGAGTTGGGATCACCGACGGTGCTGATCAACAACGCCGGCATCGGCGGCCCCAACGCCGGCGTCGAGGAGACGAGCACCCAGCAGTGGGATGCGGTCACCGGGGTCAGCCTGCGCGGAGCGTTCTTCCTGACCCGGGCCGTGACCCCCTACATGGTGGCGGCCAACTGGGGACGGATCGTCAACATGTCGAGCATTTCCGCGCTCGGAGATTCCGGCCGCGTTGACTACGCCGCCGCGAAGGCCGGTCTGATCGGCTTCACCAAATCGCTCGCGCTGCGACTCGGGCAGCATGGCGTGACGGCGAACGCCATCGGGCCAGGCTTCGTGGTCAGTGACATGACCAGGGTCGGGGCCCAGCGACGGGGCCGCAGCTTCGAGGAGCACCAGCGGATCGTGGCGCAGACCATCCCGGTACGCCGGGTCGGCCAGCCCGAGGACATCGCGCACACCGCGTCGTACCTGGTCAGCCCCGAAGCCGGGTTCGTCTCCGGCCAGGTCATCTACGTCGCCGGCGGGCCGGTGGACTGA
- a CDS encoding GNAT family N-acetyltransferase, which yields MRRVRFFSAIADSTALDRAAAYPADGPITALTAEKIREELGANQFRPEWIWLAEDENGYVLARAVWWGRADSERPIALDCLQVRSTVADPVAVATRLLDAAHAAFGARPLYNLSLPTDWSSRPELSEAVAWRREAGLRTGLSREIQRLRYEWTPAAGLPEADGRLTFREGSDEEFLEAFVRVSGDSLDEATRDELRTKSARQLAEEDMKFYLDCPGERSWWRLAELPDGTLAGLAIPSATPYNRNVGYLGVVPEQRGKGLIDEILAEITRFHANERAERITATTDTTNIPMAAAFDRANYELTEIRLVLEASGAV from the coding sequence ATGCGCCGAGTGAGATTCTTTTCCGCTATTGCGGACTCCACCGCCCTGGACCGTGCCGCCGCGTACCCGGCCGACGGTCCCATCACCGCCCTGACCGCTGAGAAGATCCGCGAGGAGCTCGGTGCCAACCAGTTCCGCCCGGAATGGATCTGGCTTGCCGAGGACGAGAACGGGTACGTCCTTGCCCGTGCGGTGTGGTGGGGTCGTGCCGACAGCGAGCGCCCCATAGCGCTCGATTGCCTTCAGGTCCGTTCCACCGTTGCCGATCCGGTCGCCGTCGCCACCAGGCTCCTTGACGCCGCGCATGCCGCCTTCGGTGCGCGGCCGCTGTACAATCTCTCCCTCCCAACGGACTGGAGCAGCCGACCGGAACTCAGCGAGGCGGTGGCCTGGCGTCGCGAGGCGGGCCTGCGCACGGGGCTGAGCCGGGAGATTCAGCGTCTGCGCTACGAGTGGACTCCGGCGGCGGGACTGCCCGAGGCCGACGGTCGGCTGACGTTCCGCGAGGGCAGCGACGAGGAGTTCCTGGAGGCCTTCGTCCGGGTGTCGGGCGACAGCCTCGACGAGGCCACCCGTGACGAGCTGCGCACAAAGAGCGCCAGGCAACTGGCCGAAGAGGACATGAAGTTCTACCTCGACTGCCCGGGTGAGCGCTCCTGGTGGAGGCTGGCGGAGCTGCCCGACGGCACTCTCGCCGGCCTGGCCATCCCGTCAGCGACCCCGTACAACCGCAACGTCGGGTATCTCGGAGTCGTACCCGAGCAGCGCGGCAAGGGACTGATCGACGAGATCCTCGCCGAGATCACCCGCTTCCACGCGAACGAACGCGCCGAGCGCATCACCGCGACCACTGACACTACGAACATCCCGATGGCCGCCGCCTTCGACCGCGCCAACTACGAGCTGACCGAGATCCGTCTGGTTCTGGAGGCTTCGGGGGCCGTATGA
- a CDS encoding helix-turn-helix domain-containing protein translates to MTISTRPKRPVGELLRDWRRTRGMSQLDLSIEAGVSARHLSFVETGRSRPSPDLILRLAEHLEMPLAERNTMLLAGGYAPAYPRHELGDPELAPVRAAVRQILDGHRPYPALLVDQHWHLVDANPAVALFTMDAQPHLLTPPINVLRLSLHPDGLAPRIVNLPEWRAHLLKRLHQQAATTNDPILYDLHEELRGYPGGDVDTTPASDVLSRVLVPLRYRHGDQELSFVSTTTLFGTPRDVTVAGLAVEAFFPADSATTQALRARAAS, encoded by the coding sequence GTGACGATCTCAACTCGGCCGAAGCGACCGGTGGGGGAGCTGCTGCGCGACTGGCGGCGGACTCGCGGGATGAGCCAGCTCGACCTGTCGATCGAGGCGGGAGTGTCGGCCCGGCATCTGAGCTTCGTCGAGACCGGCCGGTCGCGGCCGAGCCCGGACCTCATCCTGCGGCTGGCCGAGCACCTGGAGATGCCGCTGGCCGAGCGCAACACGATGCTGCTGGCCGGCGGTTACGCGCCGGCCTACCCCCGCCACGAACTGGGGGACCCCGAGTTGGCGCCGGTACGGGCCGCCGTACGGCAGATCCTCGACGGTCACCGCCCGTACCCCGCGCTGCTCGTGGACCAGCACTGGCACCTCGTCGACGCCAACCCTGCCGTCGCCCTGTTCACCATGGACGCGCAGCCGCACCTGCTCACCCCACCGATCAACGTGCTGCGCCTCAGCCTGCACCCCGACGGCCTGGCACCGCGCATCGTCAATCTGCCCGAATGGCGTGCCCACCTGCTGAAACGGCTGCACCAACAGGCGGCGACGACAAACGACCCGATCCTGTACGACCTGCATGAGGAGCTGCGCGGCTATCCCGGTGGCGACGTCGACACGACACCGGCCAGCGATGTGCTCTCACGTGTTCTCGTCCCGCTCCGATACCGGCACGGTGACCAGGAGCTGTCCTTCGTCAGCACCACGACCCTCTTCGGTACGCCGCGGGATGTCACAGTCGCCGGGCTGGCCGTCGAGGCGTTCTTTCCCGCTGACTCGGCGACCACGCAAGCCCTCCGAGCCCGTGCCGCGTCGTGA
- a CDS encoding TetR/AcrR family transcriptional regulator: protein MPPVDPGMSTSPSATRPDNHAAPPVWLRAAPLRARRKPPLTLDRIVDAAVIVLDELGAEGLTMRCLAQRLDVTATALYWHVRTKDDVLDLAVDRIFGDVPVPDASDSWLEDIRVLVRAWRGAILDHPWAAGLVGRPMLGPNVLARTEFLQSALVRGGCSGLHLAVATRLLANYVIGASLTEATWRRTTEPETRAAARAHVVASANAYPTLDASGHLDDTRWDDDLLFEEGLDAILRTAARR from the coding sequence ATGCCCCCCGTCGACCCCGGCATGTCCACCTCGCCCTCGGCGACGCGACCGGACAATCACGCCGCGCCGCCGGTATGGCTGCGCGCAGCGCCGTTGCGGGCGCGGAGGAAGCCACCCCTGACCCTCGATCGCATCGTGGACGCGGCAGTGATCGTGCTGGACGAGCTTGGCGCCGAGGGCCTGACGATGCGCTGCCTCGCGCAGCGGCTCGACGTGACGGCGACCGCGTTGTACTGGCACGTGAGGACGAAGGACGACGTCCTGGACCTGGCCGTCGACCGGATCTTCGGCGATGTGCCCGTTCCGGACGCGAGCGACAGCTGGCTGGAGGACATCCGCGTCCTCGTTCGCGCCTGGCGCGGCGCCATTCTGGACCATCCCTGGGCAGCAGGGCTCGTCGGCCGCCCCATGCTCGGTCCGAACGTGCTGGCCCGCACCGAGTTTCTGCAATCGGCGCTGGTACGCGGCGGCTGTAGCGGGCTGCACCTCGCGGTGGCGACGCGCCTGCTGGCCAACTACGTCATCGGCGCCTCGCTCACCGAAGCCACCTGGCGACGAACCACGGAGCCGGAAACCAGGGCCGCGGCCCGCGCCCACGTCGTCGCGAGCGCCAACGCCTATCCGACCCTCGACGCCTCGGGCCACCTCGACGACACGCGATGGGACGACGACCTGCTGTTCGAGGAGGGCCTCGACGCCATTCTCCGCACGGCGGCCCGGCGGTAG